Proteins found in one Pectobacterium atrosepticum genomic segment:
- a CDS encoding DUF416 family protein, whose amino-acid sequence MLRNPIHLRLEKLASWQHVTFMACLCERMYPNYHEFCRQTEFGDAMVYRRILDLVWEILVVKDAKVNFDSQLEKLEEAVPAAEDYDLYGVYPAIDACIALGELIHSRLSGETLEHTIAISEASIRTVAMLEMTQAGKEMTDDELKVLPAIEEEWDIQWEIFRLLAACEERDIELIKGLRSDLREAGSSNIGINLHQ is encoded by the coding sequence ATGTTACGTAACCCCATTCATTTACGTCTGGAAAAGCTGGCGAGCTGGCAACATGTCACTTTCATGGCATGTCTTTGTGAACGTATGTATCCAAATTACCACGAATTTTGTCGTCAAACAGAATTCGGCGACGCGATGGTTTACCGCCGCATTCTCGATCTGGTATGGGAAATATTGGTTGTTAAAGATGCAAAGGTCAATTTCGATAGCCAGTTGGAAAAGCTGGAAGAAGCGGTTCCCGCTGCTGAAGATTACGATCTTTATGGCGTCTACCCGGCTATTGATGCCTGTATCGCGCTGGGCGAGCTGATTCATTCGCGTTTAAGCGGTGAAACGCTGGAACATACGATAGCTATCAGCGAAGCGTCTATCCGCACGGTTGCTATGTTGGAAATGACGCAGGCCGGTAAAGAAATGACCGACGATGAGCTAAAGGTTTTGCCTGCAATTGAAGAAGAATGGGATATCCAATGGGAGATTTTTCGCCTGTTGGCGGCCTGTGAAGAACGCGACATTGAGCTGATCAAAGGGCTCCGTTCCGATCTGCGCGAGGCCGGAAGTAGTAACATCGGGATAAATTTGCATCAATAA
- a CDS encoding DNA-binding protein HU-alpha encodes MNKTQLIDVIADKADLSKTQAKAALESTLAAITESLKEGDAVQLVGFGTFKVNHRNERTGRNPQTGKEIKIAAANVPAFVSGKALKDAVK; translated from the coding sequence ATGAATAAGACTCAACTGATTGATGTAATTGCGGACAAAGCTGATCTGTCAAAAACACAGGCTAAAGCAGCTCTGGAATCAACTTTGGCGGCAATTACCGAGTCTCTGAAAGAAGGTGATGCAGTACAATTAGTTGGTTTTGGTACGTTTAAAGTCAACCATCGTAATGAGCGCACTGGCCGTAACCCACAAACCGGTAAAGAAATCAAAATTGCTGCTGCCAATGTGCCAGCGTTTGTTTCTGGCAAGGCTCTGAAAGACGCTGTTAAATAA
- a CDS encoding DUF1481 domain-containing protein encodes MPVKSLSRGAFSPLLLLRRLCGAGLVLIAVVACSSRTAPPDVFSSGYVADRGIVRLWRKDDAQDTTALTTVYNPLQGNALVVTRYTFQQDKLREIQRNQLGTQKEDMRLRFAEDGTVSFMQRQLAERRESVSDDDVALYQFDAKRMLELSDVLRAGKVMLKQGKWLEGQVQSCDGTVVRPDFDRDSREWIAQQKSHATRPLNVAWLEAPEGTQLLLVVEDDVCQWQPK; translated from the coding sequence ATGCCGGTTAAAAGTTTAAGCAGAGGGGCGTTTTCGCCCCTTTTGCTTTTACGACGTTTGTGTGGCGCAGGCCTCGTACTTATTGCTGTCGTGGCCTGCAGTAGCCGCACTGCACCGCCGGACGTCTTCTCCAGCGGTTACGTTGCCGATCGTGGCATCGTGCGTTTGTGGCGTAAGGATGATGCGCAGGATACGACGGCACTGACCACCGTGTATAATCCGCTTCAGGGCAATGCTCTAGTGGTGACTCGCTATACGTTCCAACAGGATAAGCTACGCGAGATACAGCGTAATCAGCTCGGGACGCAAAAAGAAGATATGCGTTTGCGCTTTGCAGAGGATGGAACCGTCAGCTTTATGCAGCGGCAGCTTGCTGAAAGACGTGAGTCAGTTTCCGATGATGATGTCGCGCTCTATCAGTTTGATGCTAAACGTATGCTGGAATTGAGTGATGTTCTGCGTGCAGGAAAGGTGATGCTGAAGCAAGGGAAATGGCTGGAAGGGCAGGTTCAGTCTTGTGACGGTACGGTAGTTCGCCCTGATTTTGACAGAGACTCGCGCGAATGGATTGCGCAGCAAAAATCGCATGCAACGCGTCCCCTAAACGTAGCATGGCTGGAAGCACCTGAAGGAACGCAGCTATTGCTGGTGGTGGAAGATGACGTCTGCCAGTGGCAGCCTAAATAG
- the purD gene encoding phosphoribosylamine--glycine ligase: MNILVIGNGGREHALAWKAAQSPLAKQVYVAPGNAGTALEPALTNVDISATDVPALVAFAQENHIDLTIVGPETPLVIGVVDAFQSAGLKIFGPSQAAAQLEGSKAFTKDFLARHNIPSAEYQNFTEVEPALTYVHSKGAPIVIKADGLAAGKGVIVAMTLQEAENAIQDMLAGNAFGDAGHRIVVEEFLDGEEASFIVMVDGKNVLPMATSQDHKRVGDKDTGPNTGGMGAYSPAPVVTDEIHQRVMDQVIWPTVNGMAAEGNTYVGFLYAGLMISADGQPKVIEFNCRFGDPETQPIMLRLRSDLVELCLAGCDGTLDQKDSVWDERPSLGVVLAAGGYPDDYNTGDVISGLPQQDAEDGKVFHAGTKLNGINVVTNGGRVLCVTALGNTVVEAQQRAYEIAAGIQWQGVFCRKDIGYRAIEREQA; this comes from the coding sequence ATGAACATTTTAGTAATTGGTAATGGCGGACGCGAACACGCGCTGGCCTGGAAAGCGGCACAATCACCGTTGGCGAAACAGGTTTATGTTGCTCCAGGAAACGCAGGTACCGCACTTGAACCAGCGCTGACCAACGTCGATATCTCCGCAACCGATGTTCCAGCGTTAGTCGCCTTTGCTCAGGAAAACCACATCGATTTAACCATCGTTGGCCCAGAAACACCGTTAGTTATCGGTGTTGTGGATGCGTTTCAGAGTGCAGGTCTAAAAATCTTTGGCCCGTCACAAGCAGCAGCACAGCTAGAAGGCTCGAAAGCCTTTACTAAAGATTTTCTGGCACGCCATAACATCCCGTCAGCGGAATACCAGAATTTCACCGAAGTGGAACCTGCTCTGACTTATGTACACAGTAAAGGTGCGCCTATCGTCATCAAGGCGGACGGATTGGCCGCTGGTAAGGGCGTGATTGTCGCGATGACGTTGCAGGAAGCGGAAAACGCCATTCAGGATATGCTGGCAGGTAATGCATTCGGGGATGCTGGACACCGTATCGTGGTGGAAGAGTTCCTTGATGGCGAAGAGGCGAGCTTCATCGTGATGGTGGACGGCAAGAACGTGCTGCCGATGGCGACCAGCCAGGATCATAAGCGCGTAGGGGATAAAGATACTGGCCCGAATACCGGTGGTATGGGCGCTTATTCGCCAGCGCCAGTCGTGACCGATGAAATCCACCAGCGAGTGATGGATCAGGTGATTTGGCCGACCGTGAACGGCATGGCCGCCGAGGGAAATACCTACGTTGGTTTCCTGTATGCCGGTCTGATGATTTCTGCCGATGGCCAGCCAAAAGTGATCGAGTTCAACTGTCGCTTTGGCGATCCAGAAACACAGCCAATTATGCTGCGCCTGCGCTCCGATCTGGTGGAACTGTGTCTGGCAGGCTGTGACGGCACGCTGGATCAGAAAGATTCGGTCTGGGATGAACGTCCGTCTCTGGGCGTGGTATTGGCCGCAGGCGGTTACCCAGATGACTACAATACGGGTGATGTTATTTCTGGTTTACCGCAGCAGGATGCCGAAGATGGCAAAGTCTTCCATGCTGGCACCAAGCTGAATGGTATTAATGTTGTCACCAACGGCGGGCGAGTACTGTGCGTCACTGCATTGGGTAATACCGTGGTTGAAGCACAACAACGCGCTTATGAAATAGCAGCAGGTATTCAGTGGCAAGGGGTCTTCTGTCGCAAAGACATCGGCTACCGTGCCATTGAGCGCGAGCAAGCCTGA
- the purH gene encoding bifunctional phosphoribosylaminoimidazolecarboxamide formyltransferase/IMP cyclohydrolase, producing MQQRRPIRRALLSVSDKAGIVEFAQALSHRGVELLSTGGTARLLADAGLAVTEVSDYTGFPEMMDGRVKTLHPKVHGGILGRRDQDDAIMTQHDIKPIDIVVVNLYPFAQTVARENCTLEDAVENIDIGGPTMVRSAAKNHKDVAIVVKSSDYTTIINEIDANEGSLTYETRFDLAIKAFEHTAAYDSMIANYFGALVPPYHGDTDKPSGHFPRTLNLNYIKKQDMRYGENSHQQAAFYIEENIHEASVATSTQLQGKALSYNNIADTDAALECVKEFAEPACVIVKHANPCGVAIGGSILDAYDRAYKTDPTSAFGGIIAFNRELDEETAQAIISRQFVEVIIAPSASDAALKVTAAKQNVRVLTSGSWQQRVPALDFKRVNGGLLVQDRDLGMVDTSQLRVVTERQPSEQELRDALFCWKVAKFVKSNAIVYARDNMTIGIGAGQMSRVYSAKIAGIKAADEGLEVKGSAMASDAFFPFRDGIDAAAAVGISCVIQPGGSIRDDEVIAAANEHGIAMIFTDMRHFRH from the coding sequence ATGCAACAACGCCGTCCAATTCGCCGCGCTCTGCTCAGCGTTTCTGACAAAGCAGGTATTGTCGAATTTGCTCAAGCTCTGTCCCATCGTGGTGTCGAGCTCCTTTCAACAGGTGGAACCGCCCGTTTGCTGGCCGATGCTGGCTTAGCCGTGACGGAAGTCTCTGACTACACCGGTTTCCCAGAAATGATGGATGGGCGTGTAAAGACTCTGCACCCGAAAGTACACGGCGGCATTCTGGGACGACGCGATCAAGATGATGCGATCATGACGCAGCACGACATCAAACCGATTGATATCGTCGTTGTGAATCTGTATCCGTTCGCTCAGACCGTCGCCCGTGAGAACTGCACATTAGAAGATGCGGTTGAGAACATCGATATCGGCGGCCCGACGATGGTACGCTCCGCCGCCAAAAACCATAAAGATGTGGCAATCGTGGTCAAGAGCAGCGACTACACCACTATCATTAATGAAATCGACGCTAACGAAGGTTCATTGACCTACGAAACCCGTTTCGATTTAGCCATTAAAGCCTTCGAGCATACTGCCGCTTACGACAGCATGATTGCCAACTACTTTGGCGCACTGGTTCCGCCTTACCACGGTGATACCGATAAACCATCTGGCCACTTCCCCCGCACGCTGAACCTGAACTACATCAAAAAGCAGGACATGCGCTACGGCGAGAACAGTCATCAACAAGCTGCCTTCTATATAGAAGAGAATATTCACGAAGCCTCTGTCGCCACCTCTACACAGCTACAAGGCAAAGCGCTGTCTTATAACAACATCGCCGATACCGATGCTGCGCTGGAATGTGTGAAGGAATTTGCCGAACCAGCCTGCGTTATCGTTAAACACGCGAATCCGTGCGGCGTAGCAATTGGCGGCTCAATTCTTGATGCCTACGATCGCGCCTATAAAACCGACCCAACATCCGCATTCGGCGGCATTATCGCTTTCAACCGCGAACTGGATGAAGAAACGGCACAGGCCATCATCAGCCGTCAGTTTGTCGAAGTCATTATTGCGCCATCCGCCAGTGATGCCGCGTTAAAGGTTACTGCTGCCAAACAAAACGTACGCGTCCTGACCAGTGGTAGCTGGCAGCAACGCGTTCCGGCTCTGGACTTCAAACGTGTCAACGGCGGTTTACTGGTACAGGATCGCGATTTGGGCATGGTCGATACGTCTCAACTGCGTGTCGTGACCGAACGCCAGCCGAGCGAACAGGAATTACGCGATGCGCTCTTCTGCTGGAAAGTGGCTAAATTCGTTAAATCCAATGCAATTGTGTACGCACGCGACAACATGACCATCGGAATAGGTGCCGGTCAGATGAGCCGCGTTTACTCCGCGAAAATCGCCGGAATCAAAGCGGCCGATGAAGGGCTGGAAGTTAAAGGTTCCGCCATGGCCTCTGATGCATTCTTCCCATTCCGTGATGGTATTGATGCTGCCGCAGCCGTTGGCATTAGCTGCGTGATCCAACCGGGCGGGTCTATTCGTGATGATGAAGTTATTGCTGCCGCCAACGAACACGGCATTGCGATGATCTTTACCGACATGCGCCATTTCCGCCATTAA
- a CDS encoding amino acid ABC transporter ATP-binding protein encodes MNQTALTQSTDHMITLENVNKWYGQFHVLKDINLQVRQGERIVLCGPSGSGKSTTIRCINHLEEHQQGRIVVDGIELNNDLRNIEKVRTEVGMVFQHFNLFPHLTVLQNCTLAPSWVRHTPKKEAEELAMHYLERVRIAAHAHKFPGQLSGGQQQRVAIARSLCMKPKIMLFDEPTSALDPEMVKEVLDTMLGLAQDGMTMLCVTHEMGFAKTVADRVIFMDQGEIVEQAPPDIFFSSPRSERTQSFLSQILH; translated from the coding sequence ATGAATCAGACTGCATTAACTCAATCAACCGATCACATGATTACCTTAGAAAATGTGAATAAGTGGTACGGACAATTTCATGTGCTTAAAGACATCAATTTGCAGGTCAGGCAAGGGGAACGCATTGTGCTGTGTGGCCCTTCCGGATCGGGTAAATCGACCACCATACGCTGTATTAATCATCTCGAAGAACATCAGCAGGGACGGATTGTTGTTGACGGCATTGAGTTGAATAACGATTTGCGCAACATCGAAAAAGTTCGCACTGAAGTTGGCATGGTGTTTCAGCATTTCAATCTTTTCCCGCACTTAACCGTATTACAAAACTGCACGCTGGCACCATCCTGGGTACGTCACACACCGAAAAAAGAAGCAGAAGAGTTGGCCATGCACTATCTGGAACGTGTGCGCATCGCCGCACATGCCCATAAATTCCCGGGACAACTATCTGGAGGCCAACAGCAACGCGTAGCTATCGCGCGTTCTCTGTGCATGAAGCCCAAGATTATGTTGTTCGACGAACCAACGTCCGCACTGGATCCTGAAATGGTGAAAGAAGTGCTAGATACAATGCTGGGGCTGGCACAAGATGGGATGACGATGCTGTGCGTAACGCACGAAATGGGGTTCGCGAAAACCGTCGCTGACCGGGTGATCTTTATGGATCAAGGTGAGATCGTAGAACAAGCGCCACCAGATATCTTCTTTTCTAGTCCTCGTTCAGAGCGCACGCAGTCATTTCTTTCACAAATCCTGCACTAA
- a CDS encoding amino acid ABC transporter permease, with protein sequence MTMNQYTQNRQPPLLRAMQWARRNLFSSIANSLLTLFCLWLLWIAIPPLLNWAIFQANWIGTTRNDCTRDGACWVFIHARFGHFMYGLYPATEVWRINFALAIGLLSILPMFLKTIPYRGRYIAVWTVAYPLIAWWLLYGGFGGLSRVETYQWGGLTLTLIIAAVGIAGALPLGILLALGRRSTLPIVRMLSVVFIEFWRGVPLITVLFMSSVMLPLFLTEGTTIDKLLRALVGVILFQSAYVAEVVRGGLQALPKGQYEAAESLGLGYWRMQGLVILPQALKMVIPGLVNTIISLFKDTSLVIIIGLFDLFSSIQQATVDPTWLGMSTEGYVFAAMVYWIFCFSMSRYSQHLENRFNTGHNSH encoded by the coding sequence ATGACGATGAACCAGTATACGCAAAACCGTCAGCCGCCTCTGCTCAGAGCAATGCAGTGGGCACGACGTAATCTCTTCTCAAGTATTGCCAATAGCCTGTTAACACTGTTTTGCCTCTGGCTATTGTGGATTGCCATACCGCCGCTGCTCAACTGGGCAATCTTTCAGGCTAATTGGATTGGCACCACTCGTAATGACTGTACGCGTGATGGTGCCTGCTGGGTCTTCATTCATGCCAGATTTGGTCATTTCATGTATGGGCTGTATCCGGCAACGGAAGTCTGGCGCATCAACTTTGCACTCGCTATCGGTCTGCTCAGTATCCTACCGATGTTTCTGAAAACCATTCCCTATCGCGGACGTTACATTGCCGTCTGGACAGTGGCTTACCCACTCATCGCCTGGTGGCTACTTTACGGTGGGTTTGGCGGGCTCAGTAGAGTGGAAACGTATCAGTGGGGCGGGTTAACGTTAACGCTGATTATCGCTGCTGTAGGTATCGCCGGCGCACTACCATTAGGCATCTTGCTCGCATTAGGCCGCCGTTCCACGCTACCGATTGTCCGTATGCTTTCCGTCGTGTTCATCGAATTCTGGCGTGGTGTACCGTTAATCACCGTGCTTTTTATGTCGTCCGTGATGCTGCCGCTGTTTTTAACGGAAGGCACCACTATCGACAAACTGCTAAGGGCATTAGTTGGCGTGATTTTATTCCAATCCGCTTATGTCGCCGAGGTGGTTCGCGGTGGCTTGCAGGCGCTTCCTAAAGGACAGTATGAAGCGGCTGAATCTCTGGGCTTAGGCTATTGGCGTATGCAGGGGCTGGTCATCCTTCCCCAAGCGCTGAAAATGGTTATCCCAGGTCTGGTGAACACCATCATTTCTCTCTTTAAAGACACGAGCCTAGTCATCATCATCGGCCTTTTCGATCTCTTCAGCAGTATCCAGCAGGCAACCGTCGACCCCACTTGGCTGGGTATGTCGACAGAAGGTTACGTTTTTGCCGCAATGGTCTACTGGATTTTCTGTTTCAGCATGTCGCGCTATAGCCAACATCTGGAAAATCGTTTTAACACCGGACACAATTCACACTGA
- a CDS encoding amino acid ABC transporter permease gives MLQRPTVKGDLSLTNPAVRAWLYQIVVVIAVLSVAAYLLHNTVTNLSQRGITSGFDFLNKSAGFGIVQHLIDYQQGDTYARVFLVGLFNTLLVSALCIVFASILGFTIGLARLSDNWLLRKISNIYIEIFRNIPPLLQIFFWYFAVLRNLPGPRQSISAFDIAFLSNRGFYLPSPEMGPGTAAFFLSLLITLVVTWSVFRRNQRYHALTGQVRRTWPLTLGLLLILCALSHLVFGPAFHWNVPELKGFNFRGGMVLIPELAALTVALSVYTSSFIAEIIRSGIQSVSHGQHEAARSLGLPNPVTLRKVILPQALRVIIPPLTSQYLNIVKNSSLAAAIGYPDMVSLFAGTVLNQTGQAIETIAITMSVYLIISLLISLLMNLYNRRIALVER, from the coding sequence ATGCTACAACGCCCAACCGTAAAAGGTGATTTATCACTGACGAATCCAGCGGTGCGCGCCTGGCTGTATCAAATTGTCGTTGTTATCGCTGTATTGTCTGTCGCAGCCTACCTGTTGCACAACACTGTGACCAATCTGTCGCAAAGAGGCATTACCTCTGGCTTCGATTTTCTGAATAAAAGCGCCGGCTTTGGCATCGTCCAGCACCTGATTGACTATCAACAAGGCGATACCTACGCCCGCGTTTTTCTTGTTGGGCTATTCAACACGCTTTTGGTTTCAGCATTGTGCATCGTGTTTGCTTCTATTCTCGGCTTTACCATCGGTCTTGCTCGGCTATCCGACAACTGGCTATTACGGAAAATATCCAACATTTACATCGAGATATTCCGTAATATTCCGCCGTTATTGCAGATTTTTTTCTGGTATTTTGCCGTATTACGAAATCTGCCGGGCCCGCGTCAGTCCATCAGTGCGTTTGATATCGCGTTCCTCAGCAACCGAGGCTTTTATCTGCCATCCCCTGAGATGGGGCCGGGCACCGCTGCATTTTTTCTTTCTCTACTGATCACGCTAGTAGTGACATGGAGCGTCTTTCGGCGTAATCAGCGCTATCACGCTTTAACCGGTCAGGTGCGTAGAACCTGGCCGCTGACGTTGGGTTTGTTGCTTATCCTGTGCGCACTCAGCCATCTGGTTTTCGGCCCTGCTTTTCACTGGAATGTACCGGAATTAAAAGGGTTCAATTTCCGTGGCGGTATGGTGTTGATCCCTGAACTAGCGGCATTGACTGTCGCGCTCTCAGTCTACACCTCATCGTTTATCGCCGAGATTATTCGCTCTGGTATCCAATCGGTTTCTCACGGCCAACATGAGGCAGCGCGTTCTCTCGGCTTACCTAATCCCGTTACGCTGCGTAAAGTCATCCTCCCACAGGCATTACGCGTCATCATTCCACCGCTGACCAGCCAGTATCTCAACATCGTGAAAAATTCATCATTGGCGGCGGCAATTGGCTATCCCGATATGGTGTCGCTATTCGCGGGAACCGTGTTGAATCAGACCGGTCAAGCTATCGAAACCATCGCCATTACCATGTCGGTCTATCTCATTATCAGCCTGCTGATCTCGCTGCTGATGAACCTGTATAACCGAAGAATTGCGTTAGTCGAACGCTAA
- a CDS encoding amino acid ABC transporter substrate-binding protein — MKRIVISTLVAGASLFAAINQAHAGATLDAIQKKGFVQCGISDGLPGFSYADASGKYSGIDVDVCRGLAAAVFGDANKVKYTPLTAKERFTALQSGEVDVLSRNTTWTSSRDGGMGMLFTGVTYYDGIGFLTHNKAGLTSAKELDGATVCIQAGTDTELNVADYFKTHKMQYTPVTFDRSDESAKALESGRCDTLASDQSQLYALRIKLSKPAEFIVLPEVISKEPLGPVVRRGDEEWFSIVRWTLFAMLNAEEMGVTSKNVDQLAAKPTTPDMSHLLGHEGSYGKDLKLPNDWAFKIIKQVGNYGEIFERNVGMGSELKIKRGLNELWNKGGIQYAPAVR, encoded by the coding sequence ATGAAAAGAATAGTGATTTCTACTCTGGTTGCTGGCGCGTCACTCTTTGCCGCCATCAACCAAGCCCATGCTGGTGCAACGCTGGACGCCATTCAGAAGAAAGGATTTGTGCAATGTGGTATCAGTGATGGCTTACCCGGCTTTTCCTATGCAGACGCCAGTGGCAAATACTCCGGTATTGACGTTGACGTGTGCCGCGGTCTTGCCGCTGCCGTATTCGGGGATGCCAATAAAGTCAAATACACGCCGCTGACGGCAAAAGAGCGCTTCACTGCGCTGCAATCCGGCGAAGTTGACGTACTGTCGCGCAACACCACTTGGACTTCCTCTCGTGACGGCGGAATGGGTATGCTCTTTACTGGCGTAACCTACTACGACGGTATTGGTTTCCTGACGCATAACAAAGCGGGCTTAACCAGTGCAAAAGAGCTGGATGGCGCAACCGTTTGTATTCAGGCCGGAACCGATACAGAACTGAACGTCGCTGACTACTTCAAAACCCATAAAATGCAGTACACCCCTGTCACGTTCGACCGCTCTGATGAAAGTGCCAAAGCGCTGGAGTCGGGCCGTTGCGATACGCTGGCATCAGACCAGTCACAGCTGTATGCACTGCGCATCAAGCTGAGCAAACCTGCTGAATTCATCGTTCTGCCAGAAGTGATTTCCAAAGAACCTCTGGGCCCGGTTGTACGCCGTGGTGATGAAGAGTGGTTCTCTATCGTACGCTGGACGCTATTCGCCATGCTGAATGCCGAAGAGATGGGTGTGACCTCGAAAAACGTCGATCAACTGGCAGCAAAACCCACTACACCAGATATGTCTCACCTGCTTGGTCATGAAGGCAGCTACGGTAAAGATCTCAAATTACCGAATGATTGGGCATTCAAAATCATCAAACAGGTCGGTAACTACGGCGAAATCTTTGAACGTAATGTCGGTATGGGCAGCGAGCTGAAAATTAAGCGCGGCCTGAACGAACTGTGGAACAAAGGCGGGATTCAGTACGCGCCAGCGGTACGTTAA
- a CDS encoding amino acid ABC transporter permease, giving the protein MPPWLQLMADSFWSLLSAGLKFTVPLAILSFIFGLALGILIALVRLYGPKPLKWLGDFYVWVIRGTPLLVQLFLIFYGLPSAGITLDAFPAALIGFTVSVGAYSSEIVRGAILSVPKGQWSAAYSLGMNGRQAIRWVIFPQSVFVSLPPLSNTFISLIKDTSLAAVITVPEMFLSAQRIVSVTYEPLILYVEAALIYLMFSTVLSQLQAKLEKYYQRHITH; this is encoded by the coding sequence ATGCCGCCTTGGCTACAACTCATGGCAGACTCTTTCTGGAGTCTGCTGTCTGCGGGACTGAAATTTACTGTCCCTCTGGCTATCCTGTCTTTCATCTTTGGCCTAGCTCTCGGCATTCTCATCGCGCTGGTTCGCCTCTATGGCCCAAAGCCGCTGAAATGGCTGGGTGATTTCTACGTTTGGGTCATTCGTGGAACGCCGTTGCTGGTGCAGCTTTTCCTGATTTTTTATGGGCTGCCCAGCGCAGGTATTACTCTTGATGCCTTTCCGGCGGCACTTATTGGTTTCACCGTCAGTGTGGGGGCCTACAGCTCTGAGATCGTCCGTGGGGCAATCTTATCTGTCCCGAAAGGCCAATGGAGTGCCGCCTATTCTCTCGGCATGAATGGCAGGCAGGCGATTCGTTGGGTCATCTTCCCCCAATCCGTTTTCGTTTCGTTACCGCCGCTCTCCAATACGTTTATTTCCTTAATCAAGGATACGTCGCTGGCCGCCGTCATCACCGTACCAGAGATGTTTTTATCCGCTCAACGGATCGTTTCCGTTACCTATGAACCTCTGATTCTGTATGTCGAGGCTGCGCTGATTTATCTGATGTTCAGCACGGTGCTAAGCCAATTACAGGCTAAGCTCGAAAAGTATTATCAGCGCCACATCACACACTAA
- a CDS encoding amino acid ABC transporter substrate-binding protein yields the protein MKKIRFALLTSALLATSVFAHADDLSAIKSAGVIKFGTEGTYAPYTYHDKSGQLVGFDVDVGRAVAEKLGVKAQFIEGRWDGLIAGIDAKRYDAVINQVGVTKERQVKYDFSKPYIDSKAVLVVRGDNAAIKDFSDLKGKKSAQSLTSNYSKQATSYGAEIVPTDGFNQSLDLVLSGRADATLNDNLSFLDFKKHKPDANVKIAATSKDGEPSAILVRKDQAPLVEALNKALDEIKADGTYKTISVRYFGEDVSQ from the coding sequence ATGAAAAAAATACGTTTTGCTTTACTGACCAGCGCCCTGCTTGCTACCAGCGTATTCGCTCATGCAGATGACCTTAGCGCCATCAAGTCCGCAGGGGTTATCAAGTTCGGTACAGAAGGCACCTACGCGCCTTACACCTATCATGATAAATCAGGGCAACTGGTTGGCTTCGATGTGGACGTTGGTCGCGCGGTAGCAGAAAAACTCGGTGTGAAAGCCCAGTTCATTGAAGGACGTTGGGACGGTTTAATCGCCGGTATTGATGCCAAGCGCTACGATGCGGTCATCAATCAGGTTGGCGTAACCAAAGAACGTCAGGTCAAGTATGATTTCTCCAAGCCTTATATTGACTCCAAAGCCGTGCTGGTTGTCCGTGGTGATAACGCCGCCATCAAGGATTTCAGCGATCTGAAAGGCAAAAAATCGGCCCAAAGCCTGACCAGTAATTATTCGAAGCAAGCCACCAGCTACGGTGCGGAAATTGTACCAACGGATGGCTTTAATCAGTCGCTGGATCTGGTCCTCAGCGGCCGTGCCGACGCTACGTTAAACGATAATCTGTCATTCCTGGATTTCAAAAAGCATAAGCCAGATGCCAACGTGAAGATTGCCGCGACCTCAAAGGACGGTGAACCTTCCGCTATTCTGGTACGTAAAGATCAGGCTCCACTGGTGGAAGCATTGAATAAAGCTCTGGATGAAATCAAAGCTGACGGCACCTATAAAACGATATCTGTGCGATACTTCGGGGAGGATGTTTCTCAATAA
- a CDS encoding transcriptional regulator: MTTESSPCFTCADVMAKACPSRTILRDVTSRWGVLVLLALRERTYRFSELRRTVGGVSEKMLAQTLQTLEHDGFVLRVSHPVIPPHVDYSLTPMGREVSKLVEGLAVWIEDNLPSILHAQNTSNEADSLFTQ, from the coding sequence ATGACGACAGAATCCTCACCATGTTTTACCTGCGCTGACGTTATGGCGAAAGCGTGCCCATCACGAACAATTCTGCGCGATGTGACGAGCCGCTGGGGGGTATTAGTGCTGTTGGCACTACGTGAGCGCACCTATCGATTCAGTGAACTACGGCGAACAGTGGGCGGCGTTAGCGAAAAGATGCTGGCGCAAACACTGCAAACGCTGGAGCATGACGGTTTTGTTTTGCGCGTATCACACCCCGTTATCCCGCCGCATGTCGATTACTCGTTAACGCCAATGGGCAGAGAAGTCAGCAAACTTGTCGAGGGGCTGGCCGTATGGATAGAGGACAACCTCCCCTCCATTTTACATGCCCAAAACACCTCAAATGAGGCGGATAGTCTGTTCACGCAGTAA